One genomic segment of Trueperaceae bacterium includes these proteins:
- the recN gene encoding DNA repair protein RecN: MLSALELKDFAIVDELRLELAPGLNALTGETGAGKSILVDALTLLVGARADTGMIRAGCTAALVQGFFRGEGSGAGEISASRRVQAEGRSHARIDGELVTVSELGERIGSLVAIHGQHAAQALAQAEEPRRRVDRLVDDAARESLARYRAAFLEHQRGNARLAELRESSRERERRQGSLRYEIDEIDAAQLRPGEEAILRGRAESLRHAERIVQNAASAHSLVSDGERSAVALLANAARDLANAARHHAALAPLAAELEEARASLQATGDEIESFLADFEMDPAELDRVEARLARIEALERKYGDTVEAVLAYRNEAAAQLERLEGAEFDADELERRLASLRSELDDLGKTVGRARERAGDELAKRVSELLGQLGMTGARFEVRLERSPEPGPYGLEKVRFDFSANPGEPLADLAAVGSGGELSRVMLALDVVTGSDKPVLVFDEVDAGIGGKTARAVGSLLRQLSRDHQVLVVTHLPQVAAFADAQYFVEKQGKEGRTVTRVHQLEPHEREQEIARMLSGDVTEASLRNARELVAQSRSG, from the coding sequence GTGCTGAGTGCTCTCGAGCTCAAGGACTTCGCGATCGTCGACGAGTTACGGCTGGAGCTGGCCCCCGGCCTCAACGCCCTAACCGGCGAAACGGGCGCCGGCAAATCGATCCTCGTCGACGCCCTCACCCTGCTGGTGGGCGCCCGCGCCGACACGGGGATGATCCGTGCCGGCTGCACTGCGGCCCTCGTCCAGGGATTCTTCCGGGGCGAAGGAAGTGGAGCCGGCGAGATCTCCGCCTCCCGACGGGTTCAGGCCGAGGGGCGCTCACATGCCCGGATCGACGGCGAGCTCGTAACGGTATCCGAGTTGGGTGAACGGATCGGCTCCCTGGTTGCCATCCACGGACAGCACGCCGCCCAGGCGCTGGCTCAGGCCGAGGAGCCGCGGCGCCGTGTCGACCGGCTCGTCGATGACGCGGCTCGGGAGTCGCTGGCTCGCTACCGGGCAGCGTTCCTGGAGCACCAGCGCGGCAACGCTCGACTCGCCGAGCTGCGCGAGAGCAGCCGAGAGCGGGAGCGCCGGCAGGGGTCACTCCGTTACGAGATCGACGAGATCGATGCGGCGCAGCTGCGCCCAGGCGAGGAGGCGATCCTGCGTGGACGCGCCGAGAGCCTGAGGCACGCAGAGCGCATCGTACAGAACGCGGCCAGCGCCCATTCGCTCGTGAGCGATGGGGAGAGAAGCGCCGTTGCGCTTCTGGCCAACGCCGCTCGCGATCTCGCGAACGCCGCCCGGCACCACGCCGCTTTGGCGCCGTTGGCCGCGGAGTTGGAGGAAGCGCGCGCCTCTCTGCAGGCGACAGGCGACGAGATCGAGTCGTTCCTCGCCGACTTCGAGATGGATCCTGCCGAGCTCGATCGGGTCGAGGCGCGACTGGCCAGGATCGAGGCACTGGAACGGAAGTACGGTGACACGGTCGAAGCGGTCCTCGCCTACCGAAACGAAGCGGCAGCCCAGTTGGAGCGCCTCGAGGGCGCAGAGTTCGACGCCGATGAGCTGGAGCGACGGCTCGCGAGCCTGCGCAGCGAACTCGATGACCTTGGCAAGACGGTCGGCCGCGCCCGCGAACGGGCGGGGGACGAGCTGGCGAAGCGGGTTAGCGAACTCCTCGGCCAGTTGGGGATGACGGGAGCACGCTTCGAGGTGAGGCTCGAACGTTCGCCCGAACCGGGACCGTACGGACTCGAAAAGGTCCGCTTCGACTTCAGCGCCAACCCAGGGGAGCCGCTGGCCGACCTCGCCGCGGTCGGTTCCGGCGGCGAGCTCTCACGAGTCATGCTCGCGCTCGACGTGGTCACGGGCTCCGACAAGCCGGTTCTCGTGTTCGACGAGGTGGATGCCGGCATCGGAGGCAAGACGGCGCGCGCGGTGGGATCGCTCCTCCGGCAGCTCTCGCGCGACCACCAGGTCCTCGTCGTCACTCATCTGCCGCAGGTCGCTGCCTTCGCCGATGCCCAGTACTTCGTCGAGAAGCAGGGCAAGGAGGGGCGCACCGTCACCCGGGTACACCAGCTGGAGCCGCACGAGCGGGAGCAGGAGATCGCACGGATGCTCAGCGGCGACGTCACCGAGGCTTCGTTGCGCAACGCTCGGGAACTCGTCGCCCAGTCCCGCTCAGGATGA
- a CDS encoding M20 family metallopeptidase has translation MHDALFRRLDALFPELVEFRRDLHMHPELSFQEERTPARIADFHRSLGLDVRTGVGGRGVVARLEGSRPGPTVALRADFDALPIQDEKDVPYKSTVPGVMHACGHDIHTAGLLGVAKVLSEAREELSGAVVFIHQFAEELTPGGARPMIEDGCLEGVDVIYGAHVHSPADFGKVGVRPGPLMAAADSFDVEITGRGGHGAMPHLAVDPIVTASQLVVNLQQIVSRGVDPLKSAVVTIGALSAGNAFNVIPETARLKGTVRAFDEEVRQSIKEALARIVDGTCQAAGATGRLDYHDGYPAVLNDEAEAARVMRLASELLGRENVQTIEPMMGGEDFAYYLQKVPGAFFFVGGRNQEQGAVHPHHHPLFDVDERAMLVAGKLFISSILDYQRASSPVPA, from the coding sequence ATGCACGACGCGTTGTTCCGCAGACTCGATGCCCTCTTCCCCGAACTCGTGGAGTTCCGCCGCGACCTCCACATGCACCCCGAGCTGTCGTTCCAGGAGGAGCGCACTCCCGCCCGCATCGCCGATTTCCACAGGTCGTTGGGCCTCGACGTCAGGACCGGGGTGGGCGGACGAGGAGTCGTCGCCCGCCTCGAGGGAAGCCGACCCGGGCCCACCGTCGCCCTGCGCGCCGACTTCGACGCCCTCCCCATCCAGGACGAGAAGGATGTGCCGTACAAGTCGACGGTTCCTGGCGTCATGCACGCCTGCGGGCACGACATCCACACCGCTGGCCTGCTGGGCGTGGCCAAGGTGCTCAGCGAAGCCCGCGAGGAGCTGAGCGGAGCGGTCGTATTCATCCACCAGTTCGCCGAGGAGCTCACCCCGGGGGGAGCCAGGCCGATGATCGAGGACGGCTGCCTCGAGGGGGTCGACGTCATCTACGGAGCGCACGTGCACTCGCCTGCCGACTTCGGCAAGGTAGGCGTCCGGCCGGGTCCCCTGATGGCAGCGGCCGACTCTTTCGACGTGGAGATAACGGGTCGCGGCGGGCACGGGGCGATGCCGCACCTGGCGGTGGATCCGATAGTGACGGCCAGCCAGTTGGTGGTGAACCTGCAGCAGATAGTGAGTCGCGGGGTCGATCCGCTGAAGTCGGCGGTAGTGACGATCGGCGCACTGAGCGCCGGAAACGCCTTCAACGTCATCCCCGAAACCGCCCGCCTCAAGGGCACGGTGCGGGCCTTCGACGAGGAGGTGCGCCAGAGCATCAAGGAGGCACTGGCCAGGATCGTCGATGGCACCTGCCAGGCAGCGGGCGCGACGGGCAGACTCGACTACCACGACGGTTACCCGGCCGTACTCAACGACGAAGCGGAGGCAGCCAGAGTGATGCGACTGGCGAGCGAACTGCTGGGCCGTGAGAACGTGCAGACGATCGAGCCGATGATGGGCGGTGAGGACTTCGCCTACTACCTCCAGAAGGTCCCCGGCGCTTTCTTCTTCGTAGGTGGCCGGAACCAGGAGCAGGGCGCGGTCCACCCCCATCACCACCCCCTGTTCGATGTCGACGAGCGGGCGATGCTGGTGGCCGGCAAGCTGTTCATCTCGTCGATACTCGATTACCAGAGGGCGTCCTCCCCGGTTCCGGCCTGA
- a CDS encoding ABC transporter substrate-binding protein, whose amino-acid sequence MRVVFIKGVVSFLAVLLSFGVAQETFRIAIGVDADTLDPVQGTTTTVDNIVDYMAQTLIGIDESGGLVPLLATEWETAEDGLSMNITLRDGVTFHDGTELTSEVVAWNIERLIDPNVRVPRRGAYTAIEGVEIVDDLHLRILLSEPAPYLAGALTQTTAALISPDSVEAQGNSYENVTRPVGTGPYVFESRSFGERIVVNRFDDYWGELPYYEQVIFQIVPEATTRESLILSGQVDMIILPPASDIPALQANPAVEVVMGPSDRTIFIVINTTDPALDDPRVRQALNYAVDKQAIVDGILFGAATVMDAPMAESIFGYEPIGTYEYDPERARELLAEAGVEEGSLTLDFMSPTGRYVQDFPASQAIASYLDDVGINAQVRTMDWPTYIGTMTQPVEQNETQLHLLGWAPAFLDASQQMQQFHSSQHPPAGLATSFYHNAEVDRLIDEANAEVDPERRQELYAQASRIIWDEAPWIFLWVQSFPMVHSADVTNISGLPNEKFYAIYARPAE is encoded by the coding sequence ATGCGAGTCGTTTTCATCAAGGGAGTCGTGTCTTTCCTGGCGGTGCTCCTCAGCTTCGGGGTGGCACAGGAGACGTTCCGCATAGCTATCGGCGTAGATGCCGATACGCTCGACCCGGTACAGGGCACCACTACGACGGTCGACAACATAGTCGACTACATGGCCCAGACGCTTATAGGCATCGACGAGAGCGGAGGCCTGGTGCCGCTGCTGGCGACCGAATGGGAGACGGCCGAGGACGGGCTCAGCATGAACATCACCCTGCGCGACGGGGTCACCTTCCACGACGGCACCGAACTCACCTCCGAGGTCGTCGCCTGGAATATCGAGCGCCTGATCGACCCGAACGTCCGGGTGCCGCGTCGAGGCGCTTACACCGCCATCGAGGGCGTCGAGATCGTCGACGACCTTCACCTGCGCATCCTGTTGAGCGAGCCCGCACCGTATCTCGCCGGCGCGCTCACGCAGACCACGGCAGCCCTGATCTCCCCCGACTCGGTCGAGGCCCAGGGGAACAGCTACGAGAACGTCACCAGACCCGTGGGAACGGGGCCCTACGTTTTCGAGTCGCGCTCCTTCGGCGAGCGGATAGTCGTGAACAGGTTCGACGACTACTGGGGCGAGCTGCCCTACTACGAGCAGGTGATCTTCCAAATCGTGCCCGAAGCGACCACCCGGGAGAGCCTCATACTCTCCGGTCAGGTGGACATGATCATCCTGCCGCCCGCTTCGGACATCCCGGCCCTCCAGGCCAACCCCGCCGTCGAAGTGGTGATGGGACCGAGCGACCGCACTATCTTCATCGTCATCAACACCACCGACCCGGCTCTCGACGACCCGCGGGTGCGCCAGGCGCTCAACTACGCGGTCGACAAGCAGGCGATCGTCGATGGCATCCTCTTCGGAGCCGCGACGGTGATGGACGCTCCCATGGCCGAGAGCATCTTCGGCTACGAACCGATCGGCACCTACGAGTACGATCCGGAGCGGGCTCGCGAGCTGCTCGCCGAAGCTGGCGTAGAGGAGGGTTCGCTTACCCTCGACTTCATGTCGCCCACCGGCCGCTACGTGCAGGACTTCCCGGCCTCCCAGGCGATCGCCAGCTACCTGGACGACGTGGGCATAAACGCCCAGGTGCGAACGATGGACTGGCCCACCTACATCGGCACGATGACCCAGCCTGTGGAGCAGAACGAGACGCAGCTTCACCTCCTCGGTTGGGCGCCCGCGTTCCTCGACGCCTCCCAGCAGATGCAGCAGTTCCACAGCTCGCAGCACCCGCCCGCTGGCCTGGCGACGTCGTTCTATCACAACGCTGAGGTGGACCGGCTGATAGACGAGGCGAACGCCGAGGTCGATCCGGAACGCCGACAGGAGCTCTACGCCCAGGCGTCGCGGATCATCTGGGATGAGGCTCCATGGATCTTCCTCTGGGTGCAGAGCTTCCCCATGGTGCATTCGGCCGACGTCACCAACATAAGTGGTCTGCCGAACGAGAAGTTCTACGCGATCTACGCCCGGCCCGCGGAGTGA
- a CDS encoding ABC transporter permease: MHAYLIQRLVGVLVTVVFVAITIFLMVRTLPGDPARVIAGVLASEQDVDRIRVQLGLDEPLWRQGLIFMGNLVQGDLGTSARTSNSVTSEIAERFSATLYLALVSTVLAVAIGVPLGALAAAKAGKPLDLFVSTVVLFGISMPVYWLGLMLIILFSIRLRWLPAAGAEGPLSIILPAVTLAFFSLAFVARITRSTMLEVLHQEYVRTAVAKGLRQRVVLWRHALRNALAPVVTVVGLQFGELLGGAILTETVFAWPGLGRLLVDSIFARDYPTIQGLVIVFALLFALVNLIVDLLYAVIDPRVSYG, from the coding sequence TTGCACGCCTACCTGATCCAGCGACTGGTGGGGGTCCTGGTCACGGTCGTGTTCGTGGCCATCACCATCTTCCTGATGGTGCGGACACTGCCCGGCGATCCCGCCAGGGTGATCGCCGGCGTGCTCGCCTCCGAGCAGGATGTCGACCGCATCCGGGTGCAACTGGGCCTCGACGAGCCGTTGTGGCGTCAGGGATTGATCTTCATGGGGAACCTGGTCCAGGGTGACCTCGGCACCTCGGCCCGCACCTCCAACAGCGTCACCAGCGAGATAGCCGAGCGCTTCTCGGCCACCCTCTACCTGGCCCTCGTCAGCACCGTGTTGGCGGTTGCGATCGGTGTGCCCCTTGGCGCCCTCGCCGCGGCCAAGGCCGGGAAACCGCTCGACCTGTTCGTCTCCACGGTAGTCCTCTTCGGGATCAGCATGCCGGTCTACTGGCTGGGCCTCATGTTGATCATCCTCTTCTCGATCAGGCTCCGTTGGCTACCGGCCGCCGGCGCCGAGGGACCGCTGTCGATAATCCTCCCCGCCGTCACCCTGGCGTTCTTCTCGCTCGCCTTCGTGGCCCGCATCACCCGCTCGACCATGCTGGAGGTGCTCCACCAGGAGTACGTGAGGACCGCGGTAGCGAAGGGCCTGCGGCAGCGGGTAGTCCTGTGGCGGCACGCGCTGCGTAATGCGCTGGCGCCTGTCGTGACTGTCGTTGGCCTGCAGTTCGGAGAGTTGCTGGGTGGCGCCATCCTCACCGAGACCGTCTTCGCCTGGCCCGGACTGGGCAGGCTCCTGGTCGACTCGATCTTCGCGCGCGACTACCCCACTATCCAGGGGCTGGTCATAGTCTTCGCCCTGCTCTTCGCGCTGGTGAACCTGATCGTCGATCTGCTCTACGCCGTCATCGACCCGAGGGTCAGCTATGGCTAG
- a CDS encoding ABC transporter permease: MARAAAIPRRSRMVGNETLRRLLRSPSAVTGLSIVAVLLLAGLFAPLLTPYDPTQGNLRAVLQAPSLSHPLGTDQLGRDLLARLLFGARLTLVIGGFAVVVGMVVGVPLGIISGYYRGPVDLVIQRVMDLMLSFTSFLLALTLVALLGVGLTNVIIAVGIATIPRFARLVRSSVLSIREVSYIEASLAMGAADSRVLARHVLPNALAPVIVQATLSMGTTILTAAGLGFLGLGVQPPTPEWGAMLGEGRNYIFTRPSVTTFPGLAIFLAVVGFNLLGDGLRDALDPQLRGRS, translated from the coding sequence ATGGCTAGGGCGGCCGCTATCCCCCGTCGCTCGAGGATGGTCGGGAACGAGACCCTCAGGCGCCTGCTCAGGAGCCCCAGCGCGGTAACTGGCCTCTCGATCGTGGCCGTGCTGCTGCTGGCCGGCCTGTTCGCGCCGCTTCTCACCCCCTACGACCCGACCCAGGGGAACCTGCGCGCGGTCCTCCAGGCGCCCTCGCTGAGCCATCCGCTGGGAACCGACCAGCTCGGGCGCGACCTGCTGGCCCGACTCCTCTTCGGGGCGAGGCTCACGCTAGTCATCGGTGGCTTCGCGGTGGTCGTGGGGATGGTCGTGGGTGTGCCTCTGGGGATCATCTCCGGCTACTACCGGGGCCCTGTCGATCTGGTCATCCAACGGGTGATGGACCTCATGCTGTCGTTCACCAGCTTCCTCCTGGCCCTGACCCTGGTCGCTCTCCTGGGCGTAGGTCTTACCAACGTGATAATCGCGGTGGGCATAGCCACCATCCCGCGCTTCGCCCGGCTGGTGCGCAGTTCGGTGCTCTCGATCCGCGAGGTGAGCTACATCGAGGCCTCCCTGGCGATGGGGGCTGCCGACAGCCGGGTTCTGGCCCGACACGTGCTGCCCAACGCCCTGGCGCCGGTCATCGTGCAGGCGACGCTGAGCATGGGGACGACCATCCTCACCGCGGCCGGCCTCGGTTTCCTGGGCCTGGGGGTCCAACCCCCGACGCCCGAGTGGGGCGCGATGCTGGGTGAGGGGCGCAACTACATCTTCACCAGGCCCTCCGTCACCACCTTCCCGGGTCTCGCCATCTTCCTGGCGGTTGTGGGCTTCAACCTCCTGGGTGACGGCCTGCGCGACGCTCTCGACCCGCAGTTGAGGGGCCGGAGCTAG
- a CDS encoding hydroxymethylglutaryl-CoA lyase yields MTAARELVHWVECPRDAWQSLPRTIPAEMKRAYLQALLDAGFRRLDLGSFVSPRAVPQMADSDEVVSSLERPGDAEFLCIIANERGLERARGTANVTSVGYPLSVNETFQRRNTGRDLESSWRLVGELVRAAEEASLELVVYLSMGFGNPYGEAWHPGVTAAAVTRLRDLGVTRIALADTVGKASADVVTSVLETVPEPGSLGLHLHARPDGWLPLMKGAWEAGVRWFEGALSGAGGCPFAGDELVGNLPSERVLPWLAGKGELPGLRLDALPALAERAAELTDYGSAAH; encoded by the coding sequence ATGACCGCCGCAAGAGAACTGGTCCACTGGGTCGAGTGCCCGCGCGATGCCTGGCAGTCGTTGCCGCGGACCATCCCCGCCGAGATGAAGCGGGCCTACCTCCAGGCGCTGCTCGATGCCGGCTTCCGGCGACTCGACCTCGGCTCCTTCGTGTCCCCCAGGGCGGTTCCCCAGATGGCCGACAGTGACGAGGTGGTGAGCTCGCTGGAGCGGCCGGGCGACGCCGAGTTCCTCTGCATCATCGCGAACGAGCGCGGCCTCGAGCGGGCCCGTGGCACAGCGAACGTGACCTCGGTCGGCTACCCGCTGTCGGTGAACGAAACCTTCCAGCGCCGGAACACCGGCCGCGACCTGGAGAGTTCCTGGCGGCTGGTGGGTGAGCTCGTGCGGGCGGCGGAGGAAGCGAGCCTGGAACTGGTGGTCTACCTGTCCATGGGTTTCGGCAACCCGTACGGGGAAGCGTGGCATCCCGGAGTGACCGCGGCGGCCGTCACGCGCCTTCGTGATCTGGGCGTGACCCGTATCGCCCTCGCCGACACGGTGGGGAAGGCCAGCGCCGATGTCGTGACCTCCGTCCTCGAGACGGTACCCGAACCGGGCTCGCTGGGCCTGCACCTGCACGCTCGTCCGGACGGCTGGCTGCCGCTGATGAAGGGCGCCTGGGAAGCGGGGGTGCGCTGGTTCGAGGGTGCTCTCTCGGGGGCGGGCGGCTGCCCGTTCGCGGGGGACGAACTGGTGGGCAACCTGCCCAGCGAACGCGTCCTGCCCTGGCTCGCCGGGAAGGGCGAACTCCCCGGCTTGCGGCTCGACGCCCTGCCCGCTCTCGCGGAGCGCGCGGCCGAACTGACCGACTACGGCAGCGCCGCGCACTGA
- a CDS encoding bifunctional oligoribonuclease/PAP phosphatase NrnA translates to MLSTVDNRGERDYAGKVSRIAQKLREWQGPIVVIAHVDPDGDALGSTLALKRALEAMGKGPVLLPMEPPRFLEFLAGPDELSAPLEALPDGALLAVLDVADETRAEGAPLEGAEFVINVDHHGTNSRFGDLALVEPGKAATALMVKEIVEAMGVTWTVPIATPCLTGILTDTGNFRYANTDTEALRAASELIATGLDYAYLADRLQWRHRDYFRMLGMVMNTVEFPLDGKVVVAGVTEEMRERVGESEDDSDDYVGLIRYAEGSKVAVFLKEREGHTKVSVRTRDGVSAQAICVELGGGGHVSAAGAKIEGPLAVARAKVLEAAARELERCGAI, encoded by the coding sequence ATGCTGTCAACAGTGGACAACCGCGGCGAGCGCGACTACGCCGGCAAGGTGAGTCGCATAGCCCAGAAACTACGCGAGTGGCAAGGACCGATCGTGGTCATCGCCCACGTCGACCCGGACGGAGACGCGCTCGGGTCGACGCTCGCGCTCAAGCGGGCTCTCGAGGCGATGGGAAAGGGCCCGGTGCTGCTGCCGATGGAGCCGCCACGCTTCCTCGAGTTCCTGGCGGGACCGGACGAGCTCTCCGCGCCGCTCGAGGCGCTACCCGACGGGGCGCTCCTGGCCGTGCTAGACGTAGCCGACGAGACCCGCGCCGAAGGCGCCCCTCTGGAGGGTGCCGAGTTCGTCATCAATGTCGATCATCACGGCACCAACTCGCGCTTCGGAGATCTCGCGCTGGTGGAGCCGGGCAAGGCGGCCACGGCGCTGATGGTCAAGGAGATCGTCGAGGCGATGGGCGTGACCTGGACCGTTCCCATCGCCACCCCCTGTCTCACCGGCATACTCACCGACACCGGCAACTTCCGCTACGCCAACACAGACACCGAGGCGCTCCGAGCCGCCAGCGAACTGATCGCTACCGGCCTCGACTACGCCTACCTCGCCGATCGACTCCAGTGGCGGCACCGGGACTACTTCCGGATGCTCGGCATGGTGATGAACACGGTCGAGTTCCCCCTGGACGGCAAGGTGGTCGTCGCGGGAGTCACCGAGGAGATGCGCGAGCGGGTCGGGGAGAGCGAGGACGATTCTGACGATTACGTGGGTCTGATCCGCTACGCCGAGGGCAGCAAAGTGGCTGTTTTCCTGAAAGAGCGCGAGGGCCACACGAAGGTCTCGGTAAGGACCCGGGACGGTGTCTCGGCCCAAGCCATCTGCGTGGAGCTGGGCGGTGGGGGGCACGTTTCGGCAGCCGGCGCGAAGATCGAGGGGCCCCTGGCGGTCGCTCGAGCGAAGGTGCTGGAAGCGGCCGCACGCGAGCTGGAACGCTGCGGAGCGATCTAG
- a CDS encoding S1C family serine protease, whose protein sequence is MEESGPEGRVSREGRRESAPLLEPEAPAEPTGRRVTRFTWLLLLLLGAIGLLAGSIGFLPSRPEDPAFRHPGFVPEAPPVVEATGRLAQVYERIRPATLRIESRCANPLLRDRPIDVGSGFYLSADGKVMTAYHVVRRRSLELASGCPLYYVAIDSDLEEHRLELVGFDAYRDLALLQAKVDEPVPFLELAGELPQLGDDVLAVGNSRGEFLADRSGEVTRLGVNAERPDFASDTIELTAALAPGDSGGPVVDEEGRVVGVVSYISFTPSILSSQSDLPFDRLLGSNAAPRFASYAVPTLEGSPTVEGLLAGEKRDIPVIGFEVAFEYDPRERDGPSLGRKPGVVVGSVDGDGPAARAGLRSIEELPLRDEAGRLTGRRLRADVIVAVDGHRTPTFERLLEVVRARSVGEKVILTVQRGSTTTELGLRLDAYRQVF, encoded by the coding sequence ATGGAGGAGTCCGGACCCGAGGGAAGAGTGAGCAGGGAAGGGCGCCGAGAGAGCGCCCCCCTGCTCGAACCCGAGGCTCCTGCCGAACCGACCGGAAGACGCGTAACTCGCTTCACCTGGCTGCTCCTGCTCCTGCTCGGCGCGATCGGGCTCCTCGCGGGGAGCATCGGTTTCCTCCCTTCCCGACCCGAAGACCCGGCCTTCCGCCACCCGGGATTCGTGCCCGAAGCGCCGCCGGTGGTGGAGGCGACGGGGCGGTTGGCCCAGGTATACGAGCGGATCAGGCCCGCCACCTTGCGGATCGAGAGCCGGTGCGCCAACCCGTTGCTTCGCGACCGGCCGATCGACGTCGGTTCGGGCTTCTACCTCTCGGCCGACGGCAAGGTGATGACGGCCTACCACGTCGTGCGGCGCCGCTCGCTCGAACTGGCGAGCGGTTGCCCTCTCTACTACGTCGCGATCGACTCCGATCTGGAGGAACACCGGCTCGAGCTCGTAGGCTTCGATGCCTACCGCGACCTGGCTTTGCTGCAGGCGAAGGTGGACGAGCCCGTTCCCTTCCTCGAGCTCGCAGGCGAGTTGCCCCAGTTGGGCGACGACGTTCTGGCCGTGGGCAACTCGCGAGGCGAGTTCCTCGCCGACCGCAGCGGCGAGGTGACGCGCCTTGGCGTGAACGCCGAGAGGCCCGACTTCGCCTCCGACACGATCGAACTCACGGCCGCCCTGGCGCCCGGCGACTCGGGTGGACCGGTCGTCGACGAGGAGGGGAGGGTCGTAGGCGTCGTCTCCTACATCTCCTTCACCCCCTCGATCCTCAGCTCCCAGAGCGATCTGCCGTTCGACCGGCTGCTCGGCAGCAACGCCGCTCCACGGTTCGCCTCCTACGCGGTACCCACGCTGGAAGGCTCCCCGACTGTGGAAGGACTGCTGGCCGGCGAGAAGCGGGACATACCGGTTATCGGCTTCGAAGTGGCGTTCGAGTACGACCCCAGGGAGCGGGACGGCCCCTCGTTGGGCCGCAAGCCCGGCGTCGTCGTTGGAAGCGTGGACGGTGACGGACCCGCAGCCAGGGCCGGTCTGCGCAGCATCGAGGAGCTGCCGTTGCGTGACGAGGCCGGGAGGCTGACGGGCCGGCGCCTGAGGGCCGATGTCATCGTGGCCGTTGACGGCCACAGGACCCCTACTTTCGAAAGGCTGCTCGAGGTGGTGAGGGCCAGGTCGGTAGGCGAGAAGGTGATATTGACGGTCCAGCGAGGATCCACTACGACCGAACTCGGCCTGCGACTGGACGCCTACCGGCAGGTCTTCTGA
- the ispH gene encoding 4-hydroxy-3-methylbut-2-enyl diphosphate reductase, with the protein MISRIYLARPRGFCAGVEMAIEAVEKAAQENLASGAGELPVYHSIVHNDTVVERLETGHGVHFVEDLGELERLRDELRRNGRKLDETVVFSAHGVSPAVREHARELGLATIDATCPLVTKVHSEAKRYAREGYHILLVGDSTSHQEVIGTRGEAPEATTVVGVLGNRKEDPGLADPRTVDVPDPEKVVVLTQTTLSVDDTTRTIELLRERFPELVVPARDDLCYATKNRQDAVRSIAPLVDLFLVVTSDYSSNGMRLLELADELCGNARRVEGVADIDPAWLEGVESVGISSAASTPDDLVQEIVAYFRDLNPLLELVEEGEWEQISFRPARRVPVAGGAG; encoded by the coding sequence GTGATTTCGCGGATCTACCTCGCTCGGCCCAGAGGCTTCTGCGCCGGCGTAGAGATGGCGATCGAGGCGGTCGAGAAGGCCGCCCAGGAGAACCTTGCCAGCGGCGCCGGCGAGCTTCCCGTCTACCACTCGATCGTCCACAACGACACCGTAGTGGAACGACTCGAGACGGGTCACGGCGTGCACTTCGTCGAGGACCTGGGCGAACTGGAACGGTTGCGTGACGAGCTGCGGCGCAACGGCCGGAAGCTAGACGAGACGGTGGTGTTCAGCGCACACGGGGTGAGCCCGGCGGTGCGCGAGCACGCCCGAGAGCTGGGGCTTGCGACCATCGACGCGACCTGTCCCCTGGTGACGAAGGTGCACAGTGAAGCGAAGCGGTACGCCAGGGAGGGTTACCACATACTGCTGGTGGGCGACTCGACCTCGCACCAGGAGGTCATCGGCACGCGAGGCGAGGCGCCCGAGGCGACCACCGTCGTGGGCGTGCTCGGCAACCGCAAGGAGGACCCTGGCCTGGCCGACCCCCGGACGGTCGACGTGCCCGATCCCGAGAAGGTCGTCGTGCTCACACAGACCACCCTGTCGGTCGACGACACCACCCGCACCATCGAGCTGCTCAGGGAACGCTTCCCGGAACTCGTCGTTCCGGCACGTGACGACCTCTGCTACGCCACCAAGAACCGACAGGACGCGGTACGCAGCATCGCCCCGCTGGTGGACCTCTTCCTGGTCGTTACCAGCGACTACAGCAGCAACGGGATGAGGCTCCTCGAACTGGCGGACGAACTTTGCGGCAACGCCCGGCGAGTCGAAGGGGTCGCGGACATCGATCCAGCATGGCTCGAGGGCGTCGAAAGCGTGGGCATCTCATCTGCTGCCTCTACCCCGGACGACCTCGTGCAGGAGATCGTCGCCTACTTCCGCGACCTCAACCCGCTACTGGAGCTGGTGGAGGAGGGGGAGTGGGAGCAGATCAGCTTCCGTCCGGCGAGGCGGGTGCCGGTGGCCGGAGGGGCTGGATGA